A single window of Candidatus Kaelpia aquatica DNA harbors:
- the rpe gene encoding ribulose-phosphate 3-epimerase — protein MLYYPDIKIAPSILSADYANLELDLKDLEAKGADFFHIDIMDGHFVPNLTIGPGVVKDIRNITDLVLDVHLMIEDPEFFIPKFIDAGADIINFHVEAFLKENRLDLKKLVKVYSGIKEVRKGLTINPPTDVAYFKEILVNIDLDFILIMSVNPGFGGQAFIVQVLDKVRTLREEYGFKGDIQIDGGINAETSALALEAGCNILVAGNYILKAVDRREAIAKLKDNISNHRGGVR, from the coding sequence ATGTTGTACTATCCAGATATTAAGATTGCACCTTCAATATTGTCTGCAGACTATGCTAATTTAGAACTGGATTTAAAGGATTTAGAAGCTAAAGGGGCAGATTTTTTTCATATAGATATTATGGATGGTCATTTTGTCCCAAACTTAACAATAGGACCTGGAGTAGTTAAAGATATCAGAAATATTACCGATCTAGTACTGGATGTACATCTTATGATTGAAGATCCTGAGTTTTTTATTCCGAAGTTTATAGATGCCGGAGCTGATATAATAAACTTCCATGTCGAAGCATTTTTAAAAGAAAATAGACTGGATTTAAAAAAACTTGTAAAAGTATATAGTGGAATAAAAGAAGTTCGCAAGGGCTTAACAATTAACCCGCCTACAGATGTTGCTTATTTTAAAGAGATATTAGTTAATATAGACTTAGATTTTATACTTATCATGTCGGTTAATCCAGGTTTCGGTGGACAAGCTTTTATAGTCCAGGTCTTAGATAAGGTAAGAACATTAAGAGAAGAGTATGGTTTTAAAGGCGATATTCAGATAGATGGCGGCATAAATGCAGAGACTTCAGCTCTTGCGCTAGAGGCGGGGTGTAATATCTTAGTTGCGGGTAACTATATACTTAAGGCTGTTGACAGAAGAGAAGCTATAGCTAAACTTAAGGATAATATATCTAATCATAGAGGAGGAGTTAGATGA
- the ruvX gene encoding Holliday junction resolvase RuvX codes for MSRILALDFGAKRVGVAISDPLGIFAQGLDTLYIRGKTDLLSKLSRYFNSYEIDEVIIGNPLNSQGEDSKLSQEIKRFAKILSENREVKVTLWDERYSTKEAENTLKSLNSRNIKSQIDKVAAQIILQSYLERLRSERDIEDT; via the coding sequence ATGAGTAGAATATTAGCGCTTGATTTTGGAGCTAAGAGAGTCGGAGTAGCTATATCTGACCCTTTGGGAATATTTGCTCAGGGATTAGATACTCTCTACATTAGAGGTAAGACAGACCTTTTAAGCAAGCTCTCCAGATATTTTAACAGCTATGAGATAGATGAGGTTATAATAGGTAATCCTCTGAATAGTCAAGGCGAGGATTCTAAATTATCTCAGGAGATAAAAAGGTTTGCCAAAATTCTTAGTGAGAATAGAGAAGTAAAGGTGACTCTCTGGGATGAGCGCTACTCTACAAAAGAAGCTGAAAATACTCTAAAGAGTTTAAATAGCCGAAATATAAAATCTCAAATCGATAAAGTGGCTGCTCAGATAATTTTACAGTCATACTTGGAAAGGCTCAGAAGTGAAAGGGATATTGAGGATACTTAA
- the trpA gene encoding tryptophan synthase subunit alpha gives MTDLQKQLKGKVSRGEKLFIPYITFAYPNLTLFNDLLKILQENGADAIEIGIPFSDPVADGPTIQNASAKSLKKGASLQKAFFELGKIKSSIDIPVLFMSYYNPILALGKDRFFKLSWDCGLSGVVIPDLPLEEAGQFTQEAKSSNLALASFISPTTSIDRIKKIDRECSGFIYYISSVGVTGTRDIFSSNTISRIRKVKRMVSNPLCVGFGISKESQVLKIKKIADGVIIGSAIIKIIDKNTGERSRTIKEIALFSKKIRKALDE, from the coding sequence ATGACGGATCTTCAAAAGCAATTAAAAGGAAAAGTTTCTCGAGGCGAGAAGCTGTTTATACCCTATATAACATTTGCCTATCCGAACCTAACGCTGTTTAATGATCTTTTAAAGATATTGCAAGAGAACGGTGCCGATGCAATTGAGATAGGAATACCATTCTCTGATCCTGTTGCAGATGGACCTACTATCCAGAATGCTTCTGCTAAATCTCTTAAAAAAGGGGCTTCACTTCAGAAGGCATTTTTTGAGTTAGGCAAGATAAAAAGCAGTATAGATATTCCGGTTCTCTTTATGAGTTACTATAATCCTATTTTGGCATTGGGTAAAGATAGATTCTTTAAGCTTTCTTGGGATTGCGGGTTAAGCGGAGTTGTGATACCAGATCTTCCGCTAGAGGAAGCAGGTCAGTTTACTCAGGAAGCAAAGAGCTCTAATCTTGCTCTAGCATCTTTTATATCACCTACTACGTCAATAGATAGAATCAAAAAGATAGACAGAGAGTGCAGCGGTTTTATTTACTACATATCTTCAGTTGGGGTTACCGGTACCAGGGATATATTCTCAAGTAATACCATTAGCAGGATAAGAAAGGTAAAGAGAATGGTCTCTAATCCGCTCTGCGTTGGTTTCGGCATCTCAAAAGAGAGTCAGGTGTTAAAGATTAAAAAGATAGCCGACGGAGTTATTATAGGTAGTGCAATTATTAAAATAATTGATAAAAATACAGGAGAGAGGAGTAGGACAATAAAAGAGATAGCATTGTTTTCCAAAAAAATAAGGAAGGCTCTTGATGAGTAG